A section of the Saccharopolyspora gregorii genome encodes:
- a CDS encoding heme o synthase yields MTSTETPVGGAQRHARRPGDLLKAYLGLLKPRVIELLLVTTIPAMLLAERGIPSPWLVLSTLVGGTMAAGSANALNCVADADIDQVMQRTRARPLVRHTVSNRHALLFGIALGLGSFAFLWATTNLLAAVLAVATILFYVLVYTLVLKRRTAQNIVWGGAAGCMPVVIGWAGVTGRVDWPALVMFGIIFFWTPPHTWALAVKYKADYERAGVPMLPVVAEPAYVSRQIVAYSWLMVLWTLLLAPATGWLYTAFAVLSGAWFLWLAHRLHTATKRGEPTKPMRLFHMSNTYLMIVCVALAVDSALGLPVLGWPFA; encoded by the coding sequence GTGACCAGCACCGAAACCCCGGTCGGCGGTGCGCAGCGGCACGCGCGGCGGCCCGGCGACCTGCTCAAGGCCTACCTCGGCCTGCTCAAGCCGCGCGTCATCGAGCTGCTGCTGGTCACCACCATCCCGGCGATGCTGCTGGCCGAGCGCGGCATCCCGTCGCCGTGGCTGGTGCTGTCCACCCTGGTCGGCGGCACCATGGCCGCGGGCAGCGCCAACGCGCTCAACTGCGTCGCCGACGCCGACATCGACCAGGTCATGCAGCGCACCAGGGCCCGGCCGCTGGTGCGCCACACCGTCTCCAACCGGCACGCGCTGCTCTTCGGGATCGCGCTCGGGCTCGGCTCGTTCGCGTTCCTGTGGGCGACGACGAACCTCCTGGCCGCGGTGCTGGCGGTCGCCACGATCCTGTTCTACGTCCTCGTCTACACGCTGGTGCTCAAGCGCCGCACCGCGCAGAACATCGTCTGGGGCGGGGCCGCCGGCTGCATGCCGGTGGTCATCGGCTGGGCCGGGGTGACCGGGCGGGTGGACTGGCCCGCGCTGGTCATGTTCGGGATCATCTTCTTCTGGACGCCGCCGCACACCTGGGCGCTGGCGGTGAAGTACAAGGCGGACTACGAGCGCGCGGGCGTGCCGATGCTGCCCGTCGTCGCCGAACCGGCCTACGTGTCGCGGCAGATCGTCGCCTACAGCTGGCTGATGGTGCTGTGGACGCTGCTGCTGGCCCCCGCCACCGGGTGGCTCTACACCGCGTTCGCGGTGCTCTCCGGCGCCTGGTTCCTGTGGCTCGCGCACCGGCTGCACACCGCGACCAAGCGGGGCGAGCCGACGAAGCCGATGCGGCTGTTCCACATGTCCAACACGTACCTGATGATCGTGTGCGTGGCGCTGGCGGTGGACTCTGCGCTGGGACTGCCGGTGCTGGGCTGGCCGTTCGCGTGA
- a CDS encoding DUF2157 domain-containing protein, whose product MSAELPPRHRQALERLVERGTLTSEQAEAVRAELTAEPAPQRAGGVWEVLGYAGGALVIGGASLLVGMSWEVLSTAARIGLLVAATAVLVVVGGLIAGGPRGARELAADAPSRRSRIVSALLALASGSAAMAVVAGLDGSASSLSASGLGLVVAAAGYALLPAVPGLVATGAFAFWFALALADELPGSGSVPQMLVLIVLGGLWAVLAVRGVLDRPARGRAGRVRRDVGFGIAAATALTGAQWTVIAHQSWSYAITFVLAVGCFAAFVALRSAVLLVFGVLGVTVAVPEALYHWTGGALGGPLIVLLVGVVLLAAGGFGLRLRNRVG is encoded by the coding sequence ATGAGCGCGGAACTGCCGCCGCGGCACCGGCAGGCGCTGGAGCGCCTCGTCGAACGCGGCACGCTGACCTCCGAGCAGGCCGAGGCGGTGCGCGCCGAGCTCACCGCCGAACCCGCACCGCAGCGCGCGGGCGGGGTCTGGGAGGTCCTCGGGTACGCGGGCGGAGCCCTCGTGATCGGCGGTGCGTCGCTGCTGGTCGGCATGTCCTGGGAGGTGTTGTCGACCGCGGCCCGGATCGGCCTGCTGGTCGCCGCCACCGCGGTGCTCGTGGTCGTGGGCGGGCTCATCGCGGGCGGGCCGCGCGGTGCGCGGGAGCTCGCCGCCGATGCGCCCTCGCGGCGCAGCCGCATCGTGTCCGCGCTGCTCGCGCTGGCCTCCGGGTCCGCGGCGATGGCGGTGGTGGCCGGGCTGGACGGTTCGGCCTCCTCGCTGTCCGCGAGCGGGCTGGGGCTGGTCGTGGCCGCCGCCGGGTACGCGCTGCTGCCCGCGGTGCCGGGGCTGGTGGCGACCGGTGCCTTCGCGTTCTGGTTCGCGCTCGCGCTGGCCGATGAGCTGCCGGGCAGCGGGTCCGTGCCGCAGATGCTGGTGCTGATCGTGCTCGGCGGGCTGTGGGCGGTGCTCGCGGTGCGCGGTGTGCTCGACCGGCCGGCCCGGGGCCGCGCGGGCCGGGTGCGGCGCGACGTGGGCTTCGGGATCGCGGCGGCGACGGCGCTCACCGGCGCCCAGTGGACCGTGATCGCGCACCAGTCGTGGAGCTATGCGATCACGTTCGTGCTGGCCGTCGGCTGCTTCGCCGCGTTCGTGGCGCTGCGCTCGGCGGTGCTGCTGGTGTTCGGCGTGCTCGGGGTGACCGTCGCCGTGCCGGAGGCGCTGTACCACTGGACCGGCGGTGCGCTCGGCGGGCCGTTGATCGTGCTGCTGGTGGGAGTGGTGCTGCTGGCGGCGGGCGGTTTCGGGCTGCGGCTGCGGAACCGGGTCGGCTGA
- a CDS encoding quinone oxidoreductase family protein, with product MRAIRVPAHGGPEVLEPAELDRPTPQSGELLVEVSAAGVNFIDTYQRSGLYSVPLPFTPGVEGAGTVREVGPDVTGFAPGDRIAWAMTPGGYAEQAVVPARNSVRVPDGVDDRTAAATMLQGMTAHFLVTSTHPIRPGETALVHAAAGGVGLLLTQLIKARGGNVIGTVSTDEKERLARAAGADEIIRYTDADVAEEVRDLTDGRGVDVVYDGVGEDTFDGSLASLRPRGTLALFGASSGPVPPVDPQRLNSGGSLFLTRPSLAHHMLDREELDRRAGEIFQAVRAGELDVRIGGSYPLEQAGRAHEDLEGRRSTGKLLLLP from the coding sequence ATGCGCGCGATTCGGGTACCGGCCCACGGCGGACCGGAGGTGCTGGAGCCCGCCGAACTGGACCGGCCGACCCCGCAGTCCGGTGAGCTGCTGGTGGAGGTGTCCGCGGCCGGGGTAAACTTCATCGACACCTACCAGCGCAGCGGCCTCTACAGCGTGCCGCTGCCGTTCACCCCCGGCGTGGAGGGCGCGGGCACCGTCCGCGAGGTCGGCCCGGACGTCACCGGATTCGCCCCCGGCGACCGCATCGCGTGGGCCATGACGCCCGGCGGCTACGCCGAGCAGGCCGTGGTGCCCGCGCGCAACTCGGTCCGCGTCCCCGACGGCGTCGACGACCGGACGGCGGCCGCCACGATGCTGCAGGGCATGACCGCGCACTTCCTCGTCACCTCCACCCACCCGATCCGCCCCGGCGAGACGGCGCTGGTGCACGCGGCGGCGGGCGGCGTGGGACTGCTGCTCACCCAGCTGATCAAGGCGCGCGGCGGGAACGTGATCGGCACCGTGTCCACCGACGAGAAGGAGCGGCTGGCGCGCGCGGCCGGCGCCGACGAGATCATCCGCTACACCGACGCCGACGTGGCCGAGGAGGTCCGCGACCTCACCGACGGACGCGGGGTGGACGTGGTCTACGACGGCGTCGGCGAGGACACCTTCGACGGCAGCCTCGCGTCGCTGCGCCCGCGCGGGACGCTCGCGCTGTTCGGCGCGTCCAGCGGGCCGGTGCCGCCGGTGGACCCGCAGCGGCTGAACTCGGGGGGCTCGCTGTTCCTCACCCGGCCGTCGCTGGCGCACCACATGCTGGATCGGGAGGAGCTGGACCGGCGGGCCGGGGAGATCTTCCAGGCGGTGCGCGCGGGCGAGCTCGACGTGCGCATCGGCGGCAGCTACCCGCTGGAGCAGGCCGGCCGGGCACACGAGGACCTCGAAGGCCGCCGCAGCACCGGGAAGCTCCTGCTGCTGCCCTGA
- a CDS encoding ATP-grasp domain-containing protein, whose amino-acid sequence MRPAPRVLLASCAELPRSNADDTDLPEVLAELGVPAAWAPWDDPAAPFDSAELVVLRSTWDYPLRRKDFLAWCESVPALVNPARVARWNTDKTYLADLAARGVAVVPTELIAPGEPLRHPDGEFVLKPSVGASSRGAARFAVGERDAAAAHLAALHAADHTVLVQPYQRAVDREGETALVFVGGGYSHAFVKGAMLPDPAAPGPGPGDRFGVEPDAALRRAAEDAVDAAAAIHGLRRSELLYARVDLVRREDGSPLLLELELTEPSLGFRQADPGAKPRFASAVRAALAG is encoded by the coding sequence GTGAGACCGGCACCTCGGGTCCTGCTCGCCAGCTGCGCCGAGCTGCCCCGCTCGAACGCCGACGACACCGACCTGCCGGAGGTGCTGGCCGAGCTGGGCGTGCCCGCGGCTTGGGCGCCGTGGGACGACCCGGCCGCGCCGTTCGATTCGGCCGAGCTCGTGGTGCTGCGCAGCACCTGGGACTACCCGCTGCGGCGCAAGGACTTCCTGGCCTGGTGCGAGTCGGTGCCCGCGCTGGTGAACCCGGCGCGGGTGGCGCGCTGGAACACCGACAAGACCTACCTCGCCGATCTGGCCGCGCGGGGCGTCGCGGTGGTGCCGACGGAGCTGATCGCGCCGGGCGAGCCGTTGCGCCACCCGGACGGCGAGTTCGTGCTGAAGCCCTCGGTGGGGGCGAGCTCGCGGGGTGCGGCCCGGTTCGCGGTGGGGGAGCGGGACGCCGCGGCAGCGCACCTGGCCGCGCTGCACGCCGCGGATCACACGGTGCTGGTGCAGCCCTACCAGCGGGCGGTGGACCGGGAGGGCGAGACGGCGCTGGTGTTCGTCGGCGGGGGTTATTCGCACGCGTTCGTGAAGGGCGCGATGCTGCCGGATCCGGCGGCGCCGGGGCCGGGACCGGGCGATCGCTTCGGCGTGGAGCCGGATGCGGCGCTGCGCCGCGCGGCGGAGGACGCGGTGGACGCGGCGGCGGCGATTCACGGGTTGCGCCGGTCCGAGCTGCTGTACGCGCGGGTGGACCTGGTGCGCCGGGAGGACGGGTCGCCGCTGCTGCTGGAGCTGGAGCTGACCGAGCCGTCGTTGGGGTTCCGCCAGGCGGATCCGGGGGCGAAGCCGCGGTTCGCGTCGGCGGTGCGGGCGGCGCTGGCCGGGTGA
- a CDS encoding GbsR/MarR family transcriptional regulator, whose translation MTEYAQRTDRPAMSEWIEQMAAHFEATEGMPLIAGRILAFLLICDPPERTAAELSHGLNASSGSVSTNVRLLLRLGVISKTTRQGREAALYRVEEHRWPELVRHRMEQVTGLEQLTEDGLRMFSGQGERARRLRTVHEFYKWLSGEMPQLWQRWERERRTLRY comes from the coding sequence GTGACCGAGTACGCCCAGCGCACCGACCGTCCCGCCATGTCCGAGTGGATCGAGCAGATGGCCGCGCACTTCGAAGCGACCGAGGGCATGCCGCTCATCGCCGGACGGATCCTCGCGTTCCTGCTGATCTGCGACCCGCCGGAGCGCACCGCGGCCGAGCTCTCCCACGGGCTCAACGCCAGCAGCGGCTCCGTCAGCACCAACGTCCGGTTGCTGCTGCGCCTCGGGGTCATCTCCAAGACGACCCGGCAGGGCCGCGAGGCCGCGCTCTACCGGGTGGAGGAGCACCGCTGGCCGGAACTGGTCCGGCACCGCATGGAGCAGGTCACCGGGCTCGAACAGCTCACCGAGGACGGGCTGCGGATGTTCAGCGGCCAGGGGGAGCGGGCGCGGCGGCTGCGCACCGTGCACGAGTTCTACAAGTGGCTCTCCGGCGAGATGCCGCAGCTCTGGCAGCGGTGGGAGCGGGAGCGCCGCACACTGCGCTACTGA
- a CDS encoding COX15/CtaA family protein, translated as MLSRIPAADHRLVRWLALAVLITQSLISVTGSVVRVTGSGLGCPTWPQCFPGSMVPVDHPEVATLHQVIEFGNRTLTGLVGFVALACLIAAWRVRPHRPRLVKLALIMPLGVLAQAVIGGITVLVDLSWWSVSIHFMASAVLIWLAAYLFKAAGEGDEPATPVLPARMRRLLVALTAVTAAMLVAGTLVTAAGPHAGDADTPRLVVPVPTLVQVHGLLVMAYVCLLAVFGVWLRGARPTGALLKAYGAACVLVLAQGALGSAQYVLGVPGALVVLHVLGSTLVITATALLWCESRYRGPVPRVPAGESAEPVPA; from the coding sequence ATGCTGTCCCGGATCCCGGCCGCCGACCACCGCCTGGTGCGCTGGCTCGCGCTCGCCGTCCTCATCACCCAATCGCTGATCTCGGTGACGGGTTCGGTGGTGCGGGTGACGGGCTCCGGCCTCGGCTGCCCCACGTGGCCGCAGTGCTTCCCGGGGAGCATGGTCCCGGTCGACCACCCCGAGGTCGCGACGCTGCACCAGGTGATCGAGTTCGGCAACCGCACGCTGACCGGCCTCGTCGGGTTCGTCGCGCTGGCCTGCCTGATCGCCGCGTGGCGGGTGCGCCCGCACCGGCCGCGCCTGGTCAAGCTGGCGCTGATCATGCCGCTGGGCGTGCTCGCGCAGGCCGTCATCGGCGGCATCACGGTGCTGGTGGACCTGAGCTGGTGGAGCGTGTCCATCCACTTCATGGCCTCGGCCGTGCTGATCTGGCTGGCCGCGTACCTGTTCAAGGCCGCGGGCGAGGGCGACGAGCCCGCGACGCCGGTGCTCCCGGCCCGGATGCGCCGGCTGCTGGTGGCGCTCACCGCGGTGACGGCGGCGATGCTGGTCGCGGGCACGCTGGTGACCGCGGCCGGGCCGCACGCCGGGGACGCCGACACGCCGCGGCTCGTGGTGCCGGTGCCGACGCTGGTGCAGGTGCACGGCCTGCTGGTGATGGCGTACGTGTGCCTGCTCGCGGTGTTCGGGGTGTGGCTGCGCGGCGCCCGGCCGACCGGCGCGCTGCTGAAGGCCTACGGCGCGGCGTGCGTGCTGGTGCTGGCGCAGGGGGCGCTCGGCTCCGCGCAGTACGTGCTCGGGGTGCCCGGGGCGCTGGTGGTGCTACACGTGCTCGGTTCCACCCTGGTGATCACGGCGACCGCGCTGCTGTGGTGCGAGTCCCGCTACCGCGGGCCGGTGCCGCGGGTCCCGGCCGGCGAATCCGCGGAGCCCGTCCCGGCTTGA
- a CDS encoding SCO6745 family protein, with the protein MTEQHADVTPGTELARPCHRSLEPLHSLIYFSPEAEEEFGALGLDGTRMRYFAGRAAPMGAVGAGVVAATFYNFNPRVIAEVIPHAWTITTPEAAVAARFRAADTALRKLLGPETIVSEELAEAAALARRATEACRPEARPLYAGHADLEWPDEPHLVLWHAQSLLREHRGDGHLMVLQAAGLTGLQALVLQSASGEGLARQFSQASRGWSDEEWAQAQRELADRGLLDADGELTERGVAFREDVEQRTDALAAAPWAHLGAENAQRLAGYGKKLSTQVLKAGAFPKGTFAREKRVE; encoded by the coding sequence ATGACTGAGCAGCACGCCGACGTGACGCCCGGCACCGAACTGGCCCGCCCCTGCCACCGCAGCCTGGAACCGCTGCACTCGCTGATCTACTTCAGCCCCGAAGCCGAGGAGGAGTTCGGCGCGCTCGGCCTCGACGGCACCCGGATGCGCTACTTCGCCGGCCGCGCCGCCCCGATGGGCGCCGTCGGCGCGGGAGTCGTCGCCGCCACCTTCTACAACTTCAACCCGCGGGTGATCGCCGAGGTCATCCCGCACGCGTGGACGATCACCACCCCGGAAGCCGCCGTCGCCGCCCGGTTCCGCGCCGCCGACACCGCGCTGCGCAAGCTGCTCGGCCCCGAGACGATCGTCTCCGAGGAGCTCGCGGAGGCCGCCGCGCTCGCCCGCCGCGCCACCGAGGCCTGCCGTCCCGAAGCCCGCCCGCTCTACGCCGGGCACGCCGACCTGGAGTGGCCGGACGAGCCGCACCTGGTGCTGTGGCACGCCCAGTCGCTGCTGCGCGAGCACCGCGGCGACGGCCACCTGATGGTGCTGCAGGCGGCGGGCCTCACCGGGCTGCAGGCGCTGGTCCTGCAGTCCGCGAGCGGCGAAGGACTCGCCCGGCAGTTCTCGCAGGCCAGCCGCGGCTGGTCCGACGAGGAGTGGGCGCAGGCGCAGCGCGAACTCGCCGACCGCGGCCTGCTCGACGCCGACGGCGAGCTCACCGAGCGGGGTGTCGCCTTCCGGGAGGACGTCGAGCAGCGCACCGACGCACTCGCCGCCGCCCCCTGGGCCCACCTCGGCGCGGAGAACGCGCAGCGCCTCGCCGGGTACGGCAAGAAGCTCAGCACCCAGGTGCTCAAGGCCGGCGCGTTCCCGAAGGGCACCTTCGCCCGCGAGAAGCGCGTGGAGTGA
- a CDS encoding ABC transporter permease: MRMLAAHTRIEALLIIRHGEQALLTLIIPLALLIGLSTLHIGTVPEPRVDSVAPRILALAVMSTAFTGQAIALGFDRRYGVLKRLSATALPRWTLISGRVLATLLVVALQAVLLGITAALLGWTPSPLGIVAALPLLVLGTLAFGAAGVLVGGAFRAEIVLAVANAIWFVLLLAGGLALPMSDLPGPVGAIAGLLPSGALATSLEAALEHAALPGWQPLLVLVAWAAAAGALAVRTTRLT; encoded by the coding sequence CTGCGGATGCTCGCCGCGCACACCCGGATCGAAGCGCTGCTGATCATCCGGCACGGCGAGCAGGCGCTGCTCACGCTGATCATCCCGCTGGCGCTGCTGATCGGACTGAGCACGCTGCACATCGGCACCGTGCCGGAACCGCGCGTGGACTCGGTGGCGCCGCGCATCCTCGCGCTGGCCGTGATGTCCACCGCGTTCACCGGGCAGGCCATCGCGCTCGGCTTCGACCGCCGCTACGGGGTGCTCAAGCGGCTGTCCGCGACGGCGCTGCCGCGCTGGACGCTGATCAGCGGCCGGGTGCTGGCGACGCTGCTGGTGGTGGCGCTGCAGGCGGTGCTGCTGGGGATCACGGCCGCGCTGCTGGGCTGGACGCCGAGCCCGCTGGGGATCGTGGCGGCGCTGCCGCTGCTGGTGCTGGGCACCCTCGCCTTCGGCGCGGCCGGGGTGCTCGTGGGCGGCGCGTTCCGGGCGGAGATCGTGCTGGCGGTGGCGAACGCGATCTGGTTCGTGCTGCTGCTGGCCGGTGGGCTGGCGCTGCCGATGAGCGATCTGCCGGGCCCGGTGGGCGCGATCGCCGGACTGCTGCCCTCGGGTGCGCTGGCCACCTCGCTGGAGGCGGCGCTGGAGCACGCGGCGCTGCCGGGCTGGCAGCCGCTGCTGGTGCTGGTGGCGTGGGCCGCGGCGGCCGGGGCGCTGGCGGTGCGCACCACTCGGCTCACCTGA
- a CDS encoding ABC transporter ATP-binding protein, with the protein MEEPAADGDALDVRGLTKRFGDTTAVDELDLRMPRGSVLALLGPNGAGKTTTVEICEGFQRPDGGTVRVLGLDPATQGERLRPRIGVMPQGGGAYPGVRAAEMLELVATCSADPIDPRWLLDVLGLTSAGRTPYKRLSGGQQQRLSLACALVGRPELVFLDEPTAGLDPQARHLVWDLVAALRRDGVGVLLTTHLMDEAEALADRVVIVDHGRAVADGTTAELTADPQGRQELKFHSEPALDLGLLLAALPEGYEAVEQRAGRYVVRGTIDPQVVSTVTAWCARHGVFANELRVSRRSLEDVFLDLTGRELRS; encoded by the coding sequence ATCGAGGAACCGGCCGCCGACGGTGACGCGCTGGACGTGCGCGGGCTGACCAAGCGCTTCGGCGACACCACCGCCGTCGACGAGCTCGACCTGCGGATGCCGCGCGGCAGCGTGCTCGCCCTGCTCGGACCCAACGGCGCGGGCAAGACCACCACCGTCGAGATCTGCGAAGGCTTCCAGCGGCCCGACGGCGGAACGGTGCGGGTGCTCGGGCTCGATCCCGCCACCCAGGGCGAACGGCTGCGGCCCCGGATCGGCGTCATGCCGCAGGGCGGCGGCGCCTACCCGGGCGTGCGGGCCGCCGAGATGCTGGAGCTGGTCGCGACCTGCTCCGCGGACCCCATCGACCCGCGCTGGCTGCTCGACGTCCTCGGGCTCACCTCCGCCGGGCGCACCCCGTACAAGCGGCTCTCCGGCGGACAGCAGCAGCGGTTGTCGCTGGCCTGCGCGCTCGTCGGCCGCCCCGAGCTGGTGTTCCTGGACGAACCGACCGCCGGGCTCGACCCGCAGGCCCGCCACCTGGTGTGGGACCTGGTCGCCGCGCTGCGCCGGGACGGCGTCGGCGTGCTGCTGACCACGCACCTGATGGACGAGGCCGAGGCGCTCGCCGACCGGGTCGTCATCGTCGACCACGGGCGCGCCGTCGCCGACGGCACCACCGCCGAGCTCACCGCCGACCCGCAGGGCAGGCAGGAGCTGAAGTTCCACTCCGAGCCCGCGCTCGACCTCGGCCTGCTGCTGGCCGCGCTGCCCGAGGGCTACGAGGCCGTCGAGCAGCGCGCGGGCCGGTACGTGGTGCGCGGCACCATCGACCCGCAGGTGGTCTCCACCGTGACCGCGTGGTGCGCGCGGCACGGCGTGTTCGCCAACGAGCTGCGGGTGAGCAGGCGCAGCCTGGAGGACGTGTTCCTCGACCTCACCGGACGGGAGTTGCGCTCGTGA
- the mptB gene encoding polyprenol phosphomannose-dependent alpha 1,6 mannosyltransferase MptB, with protein sequence MGAGETNQQDEAGPGESATSGTPADGTTPRGATRSRDAAATAPTGAEQDGCGTTRVADAPPSSDTAYAGDAPAAQPAPLDAPERRQLDLVRRFGTTGSLVLAFGAIGAGAAPVDNPLIGVRLLGLPARIPTVAMACAWLGMLMVVTAWLWLGKLSWPGRDRMVSRTQMDRTIVMWGLPLAVAPPLFSTDMYTYLAQNAVAAQGINPYTLGPGTALGVDHPLVANVPNIWRDTPSPYGPLFLLFGQHLGRVIGDDVVFGVLLWRVVMIIGLMLAIWAIPRLAARCGVHPVAALWLSAANPITLFHVVSGAHNEALLVGIMLAAIELGLRWRGPLGVVVAGVLLSIGGAIKPPGFVALGFFGIYVARRRGGRMRDLVGVAAVLAVLMLGTMTIITVASGWGLGWIETYDVPNRIKTWLAPMTAFGMTGGGVGMLLGLGNHTNSMLVITKIFGYAITGLVCVRLLWLSFKGRIEPLAALGITLGTLAVFGPVLHPWYLLWMVVPLSLATNDHRFRIGAATICSIVALVVPPTGAAYILRAYQVPFAVIASILAFGILLWLVRGKVPPLLPTRADERPVTS encoded by the coding sequence GTGGGCGCAGGCGAGACGAACCAGCAGGACGAAGCCGGGCCGGGCGAGTCAGCGACCTCCGGCACCCCGGCCGACGGCACCACCCCCCGGGGCGCGACCCGGTCGCGGGACGCCGCCGCGACCGCACCGACCGGCGCTGAGCAGGACGGATGCGGCACCACCCGGGTCGCCGACGCCCCACCCAGCAGCGACACCGCCTACGCGGGCGACGCGCCCGCCGCGCAGCCCGCCCCGCTCGACGCGCCCGAACGCCGCCAGCTCGACCTGGTCCGCCGCTTCGGCACCACCGGCTCGCTGGTGCTCGCCTTCGGCGCCATCGGCGCGGGCGCCGCTCCCGTCGACAACCCGCTGATCGGAGTCCGGCTGCTCGGGCTGCCCGCGCGCATCCCCACCGTCGCCATGGCCTGCGCCTGGCTCGGCATGCTCATGGTCGTCACCGCGTGGCTCTGGCTCGGCAAGCTGTCCTGGCCCGGCCGGGACCGGATGGTCAGCCGCACCCAGATGGACCGCACCATCGTCATGTGGGGGCTGCCGCTGGCCGTCGCGCCGCCGCTGTTCAGCACCGACATGTACACGTACCTGGCGCAGAACGCGGTGGCCGCGCAGGGCATCAACCCGTACACGCTGGGACCGGGCACCGCGCTCGGCGTGGACCACCCGCTGGTCGCCAACGTGCCGAACATCTGGCGCGACACGCCCTCGCCCTACGGTCCGCTGTTCCTGCTTTTCGGCCAGCACCTCGGCCGCGTCATCGGCGACGACGTCGTGTTCGGCGTGCTGCTCTGGCGGGTCGTGATGATCATCGGTCTGATGCTGGCGATCTGGGCGATCCCGCGGCTCGCCGCCCGCTGCGGGGTGCACCCGGTGGCCGCGCTGTGGCTCTCGGCCGCCAACCCGATCACGCTGTTCCACGTGGTCAGCGGCGCGCACAACGAGGCGCTGCTGGTCGGGATCATGCTCGCCGCCATCGAGCTCGGGCTGCGCTGGCGCGGACCGCTCGGCGTGGTCGTCGCCGGGGTGCTGCTCAGCATCGGCGGGGCCATCAAACCGCCCGGCTTCGTGGCCCTCGGCTTCTTCGGCATCTACGTGGCCCGCAGGCGCGGCGGGCGGATGCGCGACCTCGTCGGCGTCGCCGCCGTGCTCGCCGTGCTGATGCTCGGCACCATGACGATCATCACCGTGGCCAGCGGCTGGGGCCTCGGCTGGATCGAGACCTACGACGTGCCGAACCGGATCAAGACCTGGCTGGCGCCGATGACCGCGTTCGGCATGACCGGCGGCGGGGTCGGCATGCTGCTCGGCCTCGGCAACCACACCAACTCGATGCTGGTCATCACCAAGATCTTCGGATACGCCATCACCGGGCTGGTGTGCGTGCGGCTGCTGTGGCTGTCGTTCAAGGGCCGGATCGAACCGCTGGCCGCGCTCGGCATCACCCTCGGCACGCTCGCCGTGTTCGGGCCGGTGCTGCACCCCTGGTACCTGCTGTGGATGGTGGTGCCGCTGTCGCTGGCCACCAACGACCACCGGTTCCGGATCGGCGCGGCCACCATCTGCTCCATCGTCGCGCTCGTGGTCCCGCCGACCGGGGCCGCCTACATCCTGCGGGCCTACCAGGTGCCGTTCGCCGTCATCGCCTCGATCCTCGCCTTCGGGATCCTGCTGTGGCTCGTGCGCGGCAAGGTCCCGCCGCTGCTGCCGACCCGGGCGGATGAGCGCCCCGTCACGTCATAG
- a CDS encoding helix-turn-helix transcriptional regulator, giving the protein MKNAGTPPPAAAADSGAAAPGAGAPSGDGRTRHSVARLLLERGPITAAAVAEALGLSSVAVRRHLDALVTEGEAYTRESSARQRRGRGRPAKLFLLTEVGRARFGHAYDDLAVAALRFIADTDGEQAVREFARKRIAALVAHHREALAAARTRAERAEVLAGALTREGYAASTRSVASGEQLCQHHCPVAHVAADFPQLCEAETEAFAEVLGTHVQRLATIANGDAACTTHVPLTRSERTADRGPETQVIPASASAETDPAAHDRSQTDGRQTAPIPDGGESV; this is encoded by the coding sequence GTGAAAAACGCCGGAACGCCACCTCCGGCTGCGGCCGCCGACTCGGGAGCCGCAGCCCCGGGTGCTGGTGCGCCGTCCGGGGACGGGCGGACCCGGCACTCGGTCGCCCGCCTCCTGCTGGAGCGCGGGCCGATCACCGCCGCGGCGGTGGCCGAAGCCCTCGGGCTCAGCTCGGTCGCGGTGCGCAGGCACCTCGACGCGCTGGTCACCGAAGGCGAGGCCTACACCAGGGAGTCCTCCGCCCGGCAGCGCCGGGGGAGGGGCAGGCCCGCGAAGCTGTTCCTGCTGACCGAGGTCGGCCGGGCCAGGTTCGGGCACGCCTACGACGACCTGGCCGTGGCGGCGCTGCGGTTCATCGCCGACACCGACGGTGAGCAGGCGGTGCGGGAGTTCGCGCGCAAGCGCATCGCCGCACTGGTCGCCCACCACCGGGAGGCGCTGGCCGCCGCGCGGACCAGGGCCGAACGGGCCGAGGTCCTCGCCGGTGCGCTGACTCGCGAGGGCTACGCTGCCTCGACGCGCAGCGTGGCCTCCGGTGAGCAGCTCTGCCAGCACCACTGCCCGGTGGCGCACGTCGCTGCGGACTTCCCGCAGCTGTGCGAAGCCGAGACGGAGGCCTTCGCCGAAGTCCTCGGCACCCACGTGCAGCGGTTGGCCACCATCGCCAACGGCGATGCGGCCTGCACGACGCACGTACCGCTCACGCGGTCCGAGCGAACCGCCGATCGCGGCCCGGAGACCCAGGTCATCCCGGCATCCGCGTCGGCCGAAACCGATCCGGCCGCCCACGACCGGTCCCAGACCGACGGGCGGCAGACCGCCCCGATTCCTGACGGAGGGGAGTCCGTATGA